The sequence AAGgtgtttttttaaatttttttttttaatctacttATAGACAATAGAGAGACTTTTTCAATTTGTTCCAATTGTAATTTAAttgcaaattttattgtcaaattaACATCCGACATATGGCGTTTTATTAACGAATATTAATTTGACACATGTATATAAAAAATTTGAGTTTAATTAGATTTCAAGTTATAATTTTAAgtcaatgatattttttttttctaattaaaaaataaaatacaataaaaacataatgattcctaataaaattctaccGATTACTTTttcttaatataataattttatttctagTCAATTTCCTATCCATTATTTTAAAAAAatcataataaaattataatacactatattttttctatttttttatcaAACAATTTTTTTGATAAAAATTCATTATATTCTTTTTTTCTATTCTTAACTAAAATAGACACATTTTTTTTTCTATTCAAGCGAGTATATTGTTAAAAAAATTATTCCTAATTAAatcataatatatattaatttttctaatttttttattaaactatatTCCTCATTTAgaactttgagtttaattaggtttcaaatttcaattttaagtttatgaatttttttattctaattaggaaatcaaaatacaataaaaatatattcctaataaaattataatacagtatatttttttctaatttttttatgtaacaattttttctaattaaaattcattattattttTTCTATTCCTAATTAAAATGGGCATATCTTGTTTTTTTCCTATTTAAACGAATATGTTGCTAAAAAAATTTATTCTTaatcaaattaaaatatatattatttttttcaaattttttattaaactattattcctaataaaaatcCGCTATATGTTTTTCCTATTATTAATTAAAACGGACATATCTTATTTTTCAAACAAAATAAATTTTTAATTCTAATAGGATTGTAGATTTTGAAACAAAATCAAAATaattttaattgatttaaagttaaaataattttcttttgatataatatttgacataaatttaataatgtttaatgcaaataattactatataatttttttataatatattcaaattatttatttttaaaggtTACGGACTTTCCGTCCCACGGACGGACCCATTGActaatatatattagtatatatagaGAGGGATAGAGTTGCAAAATTTGCCGCGGAGCAACCCAACCCCCAACGTCTAACGCTGAGCCGACACTAAAATGCTTTTAATGGTATAATGAAAAGTGGTAATGAAAGAATCCTTTAATAATTAAGTAGTACAGAAAAAAGGATaacatatatattactaatattttAAAATTCATGATAAACCTTCTGTAGGATTAAATTTTCGGGGCTACTGTTAAAAATAAAGAGGGAAAATGAAGTTTTACACAATAAATTATTCATGAATTGACCAAAAAGATTTTAAGGAAATTTCTATTGAAATAATCGTCAATAGAGAATTCATGTAATTGATCAGTGGTAGATGGTAGGCTTCAGGAGTTGATTTAGGAGGTTTGGCTAAATGTTTGTCGCATTTATTTAATTGCCATAAAATTATGATTCGTTTTCCACTAAAAAAACAGTCGACATTATATAGTTTATTTGGCAACGTTGTACAACCATATTTGAGAAAAACTTATGCCCTGGCCTCGATCTATTTCCTAACAAGATTATTCGACGATGTGAACCAATTTTGAAATTATTCAATCATTTTATTATAGAGTaggaaaatattattattaaaatttaaatggTAAAATTTGATTGTGTTAATTAAAAATAATCTTTAAATAAAACACtaattttttaaattaaataaaattataaatactaTTGAAAAATATGATCATCTATGCTAAATTACTGTTGAGACGAATTATAAAAAatacattaaaaatatataaaaatcataATTAAATATAAACCATCCACCATTCACAcaaaatgttaataaaaatgataaagtaaTTGCATTATAGAAGTGGAATATGTCGAACTATCGTCTTTTACCACCGTTGTTACATAACTGGATTCTGGAGATGACTTTTGACCGGTTCCAAAATTAATGCCATTCGGTCGAAAATGGAATGTGATGGTTTAATGTTAAACAAGGCATGTGATCATTTGGACTTTTTTGACCGGTTCTTAATTGAATTCCATCACGAGGTAATAGTGTAACAATTAATTTTCAATGTGATTATTAGTACAATACATCATAAAAAATTAAGAAATATTATCCAAAGAAATAAAATTAagaaataaaatatttaaaaacatcACACAATTTCAATTACTCTCATACTTTATAACACCCATATTATCAACGAAATGGCCTCGAAATTAATTACTTTTGTCAACTCTTATGATCATAATCAATTAGGAACTGATAGGACGAATCTCTTTTCATGTAAACCTTTGTCTTGTGATGGAATTGCCATCAAAATCGCATCGTCGCCATGTTTTGAACCGATCCAATACGAAACATAATCCGGTTTATTATTTTCATGGAAACAGATTTCTCCAAGTTCTTCCCACCTAGCATTAGAAAGCACATCTTCATAATTTCCATTGCTCTTCGATCCGACAATAATTTCATCTTCATCTTTCTGAAAGCTTCCTATCTTCATCATATCGGTCGATACTTGAACGATAAGAGAAATTTTCGGTCCAATTTTGACGCCGATCTGTTTTTCGGCTTTCTTAATTGCTTGAAACGATAGATTCTTGTAGGGTTCAGTCTCGAAACCGGGATTTTCTCGAGCAACGACATTCTTGAAGATGATTGTTTGGCTTCCATTTTTCCTCTGATCCGAATTAGTTAAGATTGTTGGAATGAGTTTGGATTTCTCATCATTATGGAAATAAAATAATGGCACAACTTTATTTTTTTCTCCAATTTGTTCCATTAATTTGCTGTGAATATTAGCCCATCTATGTAGGAAATCGCTCATCATGAATAAATCTGCCAAAAGAATGCTACAAGTGATTCCAACTGCGTACCCTCCACATTCAAAATTTGTCACCTGAAAATTAATCAATAAATTATTGGAAAATTACAGAATTTATAATTCTTTACGAAACAAAATTAAATCCTAATTAATGTAATGcaagtaatataataataaataatgtatACCTGAACATAGACTAGAGGACTATATTGAGGAATTTCTTCATCAATGTCTTTCCAAAACACAAGTTTAGCTTCAATATCTTCCTTATCTTTAGAATCCATGAATTGATTCAAACTCATTGGAATTTTTGCTTCTAGAAGTCGAACACCGGAGTCATTAGCCACAACTGCCGGTTCTCCTCCCTTTGCCGGAACCCTAAATCGACCGCTTAGCATGGGGAGATCTGACATGGCTTTTCCTAATGACTCTTTGAACCAGCCAGCAACTAAGTAACCAGTATCCTCTTCCGTACTCTTGTTGTAGTAAAGTATCATATTAAGGCACTTTGAGAAGATCCCGGTTCCAGCAAGGTCGTCCGTCACCGATACGCGGCGCGTTGGCCGAGGTTCGGCGGTGACGCTTCGTGGTGGGCAAGTTTGCACCGCTTCAATTTGAAGATTATGGGATAGATTAGCAGTTGGTATTGccattttgtttttgtttttgttttttggaGAAGTTGAGGTTAATGGTTGATATGTGATGTACTTCTGGCTGATATATATTTATAGCTAGCTTGCACAACTCCAAGTGGATTTTTCTATCTAATTACTACAATTAGGTAAGAATGACGTGACACAGTATAGCCTCCCCCAAATTAAAATTAACAAAATGATTTTTGTTGTGAAATAAACAAATCCATATTACTAATTGATttcaaatgtaagtatatatattttgttatatttatatatatgcatgTCATATTAACATTCAGACAATTCATATGTATGGTATGAATGATGATAgacaaattaatattaattaatcaatAGTTCATTTAGTATCTCTAAATTTGAGATATATCGAAATACTTGACAATTAAGTtgcttaaatatgtatatataattaaactTTGAGCATAAAAAAGAAAAACTTTGATATTATTGTGGCGATGAATTAATTAAgtggatataatatatatatataatatatacagtaAGTCATTATcctcaaaataaaaataaaataaaaaatacagTAAGTCATTGCTTTGAATCTCATGGGAAAAGACAAGATCATTTAATTGTGTAGTAAGCATAAGATTAGGTTAGACAAGAAATAATTCTAAAATAAAACAAAAGGTCTAATACTGTCAAAGATTGCAATTCCCCACACTCAAAATTCGACAGTaattacgttttaatatataaatatatatatatatatgatatgatatgatatgctTCGTTCTCCTATACGAGTGGGATGGATATCTCATCGTCTCGCCAACCATTAGGTTTGAGGACTTACGAAAACACGACCCTCATTAAATTACATGTCTTAAAAGTCGTAGTAATTGAGTTAATGATGATTGATAAAGAAGTTTGCTTTAATTAATTCTGTATTATTACGATTTCAAATTTGTTTTTAGCTAAAATATAACTTCACAATTGATTGATATGATGTACTAATTAAACCAGTTAACAGCCTGTTTTGGAAACAATAGGGTTTGGTAGTCCTAAGCACTTGCAATTTTTGGTAAGTTTTTAATTCTGGTGATTTTGTCCAAAAATTTATTATATGCTAAACTAGGACATCATTTCCGTAATCATGCAaatgcccaaaaatataaatttattgtCCAAAATAATGAACTATGATTTGGAAAGGGAAAGTCTGTTTTATTCAAGTGATTTACGTATTACCAATCGATGAGCGCAAAGTTATAATTCGTAGACGAGCTGagaataatgtttttaataatactaacaatcttATCCAATTTAATTTAAAAGTTAAAAGGTTAGAAATTTAATCTGAAAGTTATTAAAAATTGACTCGATTCAATTTGATtggttatgataattctaataaaatctCAGCTCCTCCTTAGTAAATAAAAACAAAATGAAGGCCAAGTTACGTTCAATCAAGGGCGGATCCAGAATGGAGTATCGGGTAGGACCGAAAAatagaaaatattttttttttttataaatgaaaaAATATAATAATTGAGGTAAAATTACTAATGAAATTATAGTTCTCATTAATTAACGGGTTTGGATCCGAAAAacaaatatttttataatataataattgtaTCCCACACCACTtcaatatttataaataaaaattgcaatacaaattatatataaaacttttttttttgaaatagaTGGAAACTCTGTATTCGGAACACCATACACGTAGATACATCCTAAATTTTTATCATAAACTgattttttaatttaaattttttttttcgctaTTTTACTATTGTAATactaaatattattttaaataacacATAATTCTATTGCATATCTATCAAAAAATATATACCAAAAAATATATGAGCTAACAAATAGTCAATGATTATATGAAAGTCATCAAAACTGAATGTAAGAaagataatatattttattttccaCATAAAGAATTATTAAccacaaataaaaataataaataccaTAAAAAATATATGTTGAAAAGGAAATATAAAATACATTAGTATGAGATTTAATTTGAATgaattctttttatttaatttttgagaagaaaaattattttgaaatgaaagagggTGAAAAATATAAATTGCTGGCTTTTTTCCATGGCTGAGATTCGAACCAAAATGTGTGGAGTGAAGACATGAGCACTAACCACTACACCACAACTATTTTTGTTAATTTTTCTTGAACACAAATTATATATACAGTATAAAAAATTTTTTCCAAAAAATTGGGTAGGACTCTCATCCCCAACTAAACCGTAGGTCCGCCACTGCGTTCAACAGTACTGAGTTTGATTTCATTAACAAATTGCAATAGTGGCTTGCATATCGACTTCcaatattaattatgttaattaataGTGTTAAATTAATGTGTTTAGTTTTAGGGAAGCGATTTGTGACCAAAATGATGTATTTGAACTTGGCATTATATAATGGAAAAGAAAAATATTGCGGGTGAAGGAAAAAAATAAAGAATAAATATAAAAAGACAATAGTTTGACATGTAGTATAAAAAAGAGataaatttattataatatttttttttttaatttcatattTGTCTATTATACTTTCTTATTAAATCCACCACTTTTTTTCCCCTCTTTCGTTCATAATCAAAAATATAAATCTAATTACAATTTAAATTCACATTGTTATCCACTTATTTCGATCACTTTTGGATGTAATTTTCTTGTTTTTGAATAAATTGTTCTATTATATTAAGTAAACAACACTTTTTTTTAATAAATCCTTCACTTGAAACGATGAGAATAAGAAATAATATAATACACGCAAGTTGTTTTTTTAGCTAGCAAAACAATGAACCCATCAAATTTTTTTGATTAACTGTGTTTGTAAACTCTTCGCAAGACAATGCATGTCGGTGAGAA comes from Rutidosis leptorrhynchoides isolate AG116_Rl617_1_P2 unplaced genomic scaffold, CSIRO_AGI_Rlap_v1 contig28, whole genome shotgun sequence and encodes:
- the LOC139882528 gene encoding stemmadenine O-acetyltransferase-like translates to MAIPTANLSHNLQIEAVQTCPPRSVTAEPRPTRRVSVTDDLAGTGIFSKCLNMILYYNKSTEEDTGYLVAGWFKESLGKAMSDLPMLSGRFRVPAKGGEPAVVANDSGVRLLEAKIPMSLNQFMDSKDKEDIEAKLVFWKDIDEEIPQYSPLVYVQVTNFECGGYAVGITCSILLADLFMMSDFLHRWANIHSKLMEQIGEKNKVVPLFYFHNDEKSKLIPTILTNSDQRKNGSQTIIFKNVVARENPGFETEPYKNLSFQAIKKAEKQIGVKIGPKISLIVQVSTDMMKIGSFQKDEDEIIVGSKSNGNYEDVLSNARWEELGEICFHENNKPDYVSYWIGSKHGDDAILMAIPSQDKGLHEKRFVLSVPN